In Microcebus murinus isolate Inina chromosome 20, M.murinus_Inina_mat1.0, whole genome shotgun sequence, the following are encoded in one genomic region:
- the LOC142862613 gene encoding transcription factor BTF3 homolog 4: protein MNQEKLAKLQAQVRIGGKGTARRKKKVVHRTATADDKKLQSSLKKLAVNNIAGIEEVNMIKDDGTVIHFNNPKVQASLSANTFAITGHAEAKPITEMLPGILSQLGADSLTSLRKLAEQFPRQVLDSKAPKPEDIDEEDDDVPDLVENFDEASKNEAN, encoded by the coding sequence ATGAATCAAGAAAAGTTAGCCAAACTTCAGGCTCAGGTCCGGATAGGGGGCAAGGGTACAGCTCGCAGAAAGAAGAAGGTGGTACATAGAACAGCTACAGCTGATGACAAGAAGCTTCAGAGTTCTCTTAAAAAACTTGCTGTGAATAATATAGCTGGTATTGAAGAGGTGAACATGATTAAAGATGATGGGACAGTTATTCATTTCAACAATCCCAAAGTCCAGGCTTCCCTGTCTGCTAACACCTTTGCAATTACCGGTCATGCAGAAGCTAAACCAATCACAGAAATGCTTCCTGGAATATTAAGTCAGCTTGGTGCTGACAGCTTAACAAGCCTTAGAAAGTTAGCTGAACAGTTCCCACGGCAAGTTTTGGATAGCAAAGCACCAAAACCAGAAGACATTGATGAGGAGGATGATGACGTTCCAGATCTTGTAGAAAATTTTGATGAGGCATCAAAGAATGAAgctaactaa